A genomic stretch from Engraulis encrasicolus isolate BLACKSEA-1 chromosome 10, IST_EnEncr_1.0, whole genome shotgun sequence includes:
- the ormdl2 gene encoding ORM1-like protein 2 isoform X1 — MNEVQHIITRHKELSQMMNVGVAHSEVNPNTRVMNSRGIWLAYLLLTTVLHIVLLSIPFFSVSVVWTLTNVIHNLIMYLFLHTVKGTPFETPDQGKARLLTHWEQMDYGIQFTSSRKFLTISPIVLYLLASFYTKYDATHFLVNTCSLLTVLLPKLPQFHGVRIFGINKY, encoded by the exons ATGAATGAAGTTCAGCACATCATTACAAGACATAAAGAGCTCTCACAAAT GATGAATGTGGGCGTAGCTCACAGTGAGGTGAACCCCAACACCCGGGTAATGAACAGCCGTGGAATCTGGCTGGCATACCTGCTACTGACCACTGTACTGCACATAGTCTTACTCAGCATTCCATTCTTCAGCGTGTCTGTGGTGTGGACCCTGACCAATGTCATACACAATCTG ATAATGTACCTGTTCTTGCACACGGTGAAAGGCACTCCATTTGAAACCCCCGACCAGGGTAAGGCCCGTCTCCTGACGCACTGGGAACAGATGGACTATGGCATCCAGTTTACGTCGTCGCGGAAGTTTCTCACAATATCTCCAATCGTACT GTACCTCTTGGCCAGTTTCTACACAAAGTATGACGCCACCCATTTCCTTGTCAACACATGCTCCCTTCTAACTGTGCTTCTACCAAAACTGCCACAGTTTCACGGGGTACGCATATTTGGAATTAACAAATATTGA
- the ormdl2 gene encoding ORM1-like protein 2 isoform X2 — protein MNVGVAHSEVNPNTRVMNSRGIWLAYLLLTTVLHIVLLSIPFFSVSVVWTLTNVIHNLIMYLFLHTVKGTPFETPDQGKARLLTHWEQMDYGIQFTSSRKFLTISPIVLYLLASFYTKYDATHFLVNTCSLLTVLLPKLPQFHGVRIFGINKY, from the exons ATGAATGTGGGCGTAGCTCACAGTGAGGTGAACCCCAACACCCGGGTAATGAACAGCCGTGGAATCTGGCTGGCATACCTGCTACTGACCACTGTACTGCACATAGTCTTACTCAGCATTCCATTCTTCAGCGTGTCTGTGGTGTGGACCCTGACCAATGTCATACACAATCTG ATAATGTACCTGTTCTTGCACACGGTGAAAGGCACTCCATTTGAAACCCCCGACCAGGGTAAGGCCCGTCTCCTGACGCACTGGGAACAGATGGACTATGGCATCCAGTTTACGTCGTCGCGGAAGTTTCTCACAATATCTCCAATCGTACT GTACCTCTTGGCCAGTTTCTACACAAAGTATGACGCCACCCATTTCCTTGTCAACACATGCTCCCTTCTAACTGTGCTTCTACCAAAACTGCCACAGTTTCACGGGGTACGCATATTTGGAATTAACAAATATTGA